The following coding sequences lie in one Primulina huaijiensis isolate GDHJ02 chromosome 2, ASM1229523v2, whole genome shotgun sequence genomic window:
- the LOC140969416 gene encoding uncharacterized protein isoform X2: protein MRSRKVKEKLLEKGTQIGESFGICSGKAKPFCSESEKRKKMKKKMPMESKKSKNSNSLKSKNKKVLSNDSKKTRSIARKRTRYSDIYDDVEAKFSVMERAERVLTHLENGLPYFVKCMLPSNVAHGFWLVHIVRVNRSEVVSAALCLMNLDASRRGTDDSEELVKKNNKKRKKTEYVEPFLLDISAPTENCEVKNKPCSNFESNSDDFSTKIIQGSSITSQLKANDLCYSETLMLHDQPREIVTCI from the exons ATGAGAAGCAGGAAAGTGAAAGAAAAATTACTTGAGAAGGGGACTCAAATCGGCGAATCTTTTGGTATTTGTTCAGGAAAAGCAAAACCCTTCTGTTCTGAATCCGAG AAaaggaagaagatgaagaagaaaatgcCGATGGAAAGCAAGAAATCGAAGAACTCTAACAGCCTCAAATCTAAGAACAAAAAA GTTTTGTCGAATGATTCCAAGAAAACAAGAAG CATTGCACGGAAGAGGACCAGGTATAGTGACATCTATGATGATGTTGAAGCTAAATTTTCCGTCATGGAAAGAGCAGAGAGAGTGCTGACGCATTTAGAAAATGGACTCCCCTACTTTGTGAAGTGTATGCTTCCATCAAATGTTGCTCATGGATTTTGGCTG GTACACATAGTGAGAGTTAATCGTTCAGAAGTCGTGAGTGCGGCACTTTGTCTCATGAATTTGGATGCGTCCCGTAGAGGAACCGATGATTCTG AGGAACttgtgaagaaaaacaataaGAAGCGTAAGAAAACAGAGTATGTGGAGCCATTTCTGCTCGATATTTCTGCGCCAACTGAGAATTGTGAAGTAAAAAACAAACCCTGCTCTAATTTTGAAAGCAACAGCGATGATTTTAGCACCAAAATTATTCAAG GTTCTTCTATTACCAGTCAGCTGAAGGCCAACGATCTATGCTATTCGGAGACATTAATGTTGCACGATCAACCTCGAGAGATAGTCACTTGTATATAG
- the LOC140969411 gene encoding probable carboxylesterase 1: protein MQRPGSLPCWNLETRNRINISSLLSTMDPHSDHVTHDFAPFFRVRNTGRIERFIKHDFLPPSKHPDTGVLSKDVVVSPQNGVTARIYLPPTQEPDTKLPLIIYVHGGAFSIESAFSSTYHNYVNSLAAESGSVVVSVEYRLAPEHPIPACYDDCWAATKWVESHSTTVGQGEDPWITDHVDFKRVFVAGDSAGANIAHEIVVRAGAESEFGFKFIGMLLIHPYFGIGDVEHLWNFIYPESTGPNDSKLNPSAHKNLLSNLRCERVLVCVAGKDFLKERGVKYHEALESSDWNGVVEFFETEVEGHVFHLLKPDADQATLLMKRMVEFMNK, encoded by the coding sequence ATGCAAAGGCCTGGCAGCCTGCCTTGTTGGAATCTAGAAACCCGTAATAGAATAAACATTTCCAGTTTACTCTCGACAATGGATCCCCACTCCGACCACGTAACCCACGATTTCGCGCCCTTCTTCCGCGTCCGCAACACCGGACGTATCGAAAGATTCATCAAACACGATTTCCTGCCCCCATCGAAACATCCGGACACCGGCGTCCTTTCCAAAGACGTCGTTGTTTCGCCGCAAAACGGTGTTACGGCCCGGATATACCTCCCTCCAACGCAAGAGCCGGACACGAAACTGCCCCTCATCATATACGTCCACGGCGGCGCTTTCTCCATCGAGTCGGCCTTCTCTTCAACTTACCACAACTACGTCAATTCCCTGGCTGCGGAATCTGGATCTGTTGTCGTCTCAGTGGAATACAGGCTGGCCCCGGAGCACCCGATCCCCGCGTGCTACGACGATTGCTGGGCTGCTACGAAATGGGTGGAGTCTCATTCCACTACCGTCGGGCAAGGGGAGGACCCTTGGATAACTGATCACGTCGACTTTAAACGGGTTTTCGTGGCGGGCGACAGCGCAGGTGCCAACATAGCTCACGAAATTGTTGTCCGTGCTGGCGCAGAATCCGAATTTGGTTTCAAATTCATTGGTATGCTTCTGATTCACCCGTATTTCGGGATTGGGGACGTTGAACACCTGTGGAATTTTATCTACCCCGAATCGACGGGCCCAAACGATTCCAAGCTGAACCCGTCTGCCCATAAGAACTTGCTGTCAAATCTGCGGTGCGAGAGGGTGCTTGTTTGCGTTGCCGGGAAGGATTTCTTGAAGGAAAGGGGTGTGAAGTATCACGAGGCGTTGGAGAGCAGTGATTGGAATGGCGTTGTCGAGTTTTTCGAGACAGAGGTAGAGGGGCATGTGTTCCATCTGCTGAAGCCGGACGCTGACCAGGCTACGCTGTTGATGAAACGAATGGTTGAGTTCATGAACAAGTAG
- the LOC140969416 gene encoding uncharacterized protein isoform X1: MRSRKVKEKLLEKGTQIGESFGICSGKAKPFCSESEKRKKMKKKMPMESKKSKNSNSLKSKNKKVLSNDSKKTRSIARKRTRYSDIYDDVEAKFSVMERAERVLTHLENGLPYFVKCMLPSNVAHGFWLHLPKKFCTLYFPNRDSTICLVDEWGNEYKTSYLLERHGLSAGWRGFSISHRLLKGDILIFHLIEPCKLKVHIVRVNRSEVVSAALCLMNLDASRRGTDDSEELVKKNNKKRKKTEYVEPFLLDISAPTENCEVKNKPCSNFESNSDDFSTKIIQGSSITSQLKANDLCYSETLMLHDQPREIVTCI, from the exons ATGAGAAGCAGGAAAGTGAAAGAAAAATTACTTGAGAAGGGGACTCAAATCGGCGAATCTTTTGGTATTTGTTCAGGAAAAGCAAAACCCTTCTGTTCTGAATCCGAG AAaaggaagaagatgaagaagaaaatgcCGATGGAAAGCAAGAAATCGAAGAACTCTAACAGCCTCAAATCTAAGAACAAAAAA GTTTTGTCGAATGATTCCAAGAAAACAAGAAG CATTGCACGGAAGAGGACCAGGTATAGTGACATCTATGATGATGTTGAAGCTAAATTTTCCGTCATGGAAAGAGCAGAGAGAGTGCTGACGCATTTAGAAAATGGACTCCCCTACTTTGTGAAGTGTATGCTTCCATCAAATGTTGCTCATGGATTTTGGCTG CATCTTCCTAAAAAGTTCTGCACCCTCTATTTTCCCAATCGTGATAGCACTATATGTTTGGTGGATGAATGgggaaatgagtataaaacatCTTATCTTTTGGAGAGGCATGGTTTGAGTGCTGGATGGAGAGGGTTTTCCATATCCCACAGATTACTAAAAGGAGATATATTGATTTTCCATTTGATAGAACCTTGCAAATTAAAG GTACACATAGTGAGAGTTAATCGTTCAGAAGTCGTGAGTGCGGCACTTTGTCTCATGAATTTGGATGCGTCCCGTAGAGGAACCGATGATTCTG AGGAACttgtgaagaaaaacaataaGAAGCGTAAGAAAACAGAGTATGTGGAGCCATTTCTGCTCGATATTTCTGCGCCAACTGAGAATTGTGAAGTAAAAAACAAACCCTGCTCTAATTTTGAAAGCAACAGCGATGATTTTAGCACCAAAATTATTCAAG GTTCTTCTATTACCAGTCAGCTGAAGGCCAACGATCTATGCTATTCGGAGACATTAATGTTGCACGATCAACCTCGAGAGATAGTCACTTGTATATAG